A region of Silurus meridionalis isolate SWU-2019-XX chromosome 17, ASM1480568v1, whole genome shotgun sequence DNA encodes the following proteins:
- the cep350 gene encoding centrosome-associated protein 350 isoform X3, whose protein sequence is MEPHQAEYELSSAWRNLNQSKAALRHIENHLEAAVGSGVVITSLNMEKTHRHKRRGRRSSEGDDVEVKPRPQSRRSPEKSSRSPLRASTQDNTDTSHRPPSLPPDASLSRLVYERDCRPLHSADADSTRSSALDATTIRVLNDPPARQRSEVTPGGSELSPGSARLEKLRQRQTDEKLEKLKERIRRQREQLEEAAGHQGERALGAGQGNSTHQHVAKVRKVAAAPPAPNYKGFNNGEVKSRSTDPRAWGNLHFNLEISKDHTDKLTERAKYKTAAKEKQQQERKPVKPVRKIHRSASVPESKPAISASSWRDGQKLVKMMLGPLPRGPRAQSEERERRAGPTSRSASVPRPESSRQKRPNSTERPTLTQPSRAAGGARGKEQLPNQSSRSPGGNRERGTTVTQMSRPLGGAITVSSSLDLLPADIRGILDDLHLEDGAGLHDLGRAGRKRAGQSPSKPPPESEDRALPRKRHYDAEAVRCYIAKQQEERKRKQAEERRSQREEQERRSQRLQELYKKQREGSKPQAPPPNLINPCLQETYTKMLMEHTLQRTRPAYQPSGESDKENKRLEPLSPSTSELSEHTPSPLCRSDLAVPPPGQFFSHLLSMEPVCVNPTTHLRDTQTVDTHQVRTVPADTHTASRMNRVEALKACAASLSNRIETEARKLVTYSDNDDLIGCAFQAKPPSPPERERPDSCSRSHHDMSDLPGIGNLYSFIGHEGWAEKVQPRSLPADRRLSLTVQEEKHDLSGGSISEGMLSDASFSDPADYHDELHAHDRITSFRKEAELHTPYRPVVTSHPPWEELNKGSPHSVINIFAKNINKYSSVTETDVERSPPPLHSSPSAHSVGNSVVYEDDFVSSRSSSHSASKRTPNGMSNGQSSAAVDEKKERERFPHSSTSTPLSSPSSTHSKRGSEKSLERTLVDGQRSAAFTSEHQSSNGRKSNSPQSSHKCADENGTPGGTSVHSTHSMVSEIQLFPRSPSDSPRISCSTLSSPLSARDSTPRTGMAPGPTSNTGPAPGPTHSTTDLLFAPAVLQQRLNAELNFLDAVEESVRQLSDVERVRAVSLAQQESVSLAQIIKAQQQRQERELQLLKLKAEQEALETQRHVQESRERAAQTHAELCVNLVQSHQKALMELQESSNKMIHQHTETAQHLREMTELTRSQIASVPSVTPVRQTHPQMDSVSSRSEVSAAKTPSADTPQSSLTEAEPFRIHTAGMRQDNIGSVDRSSSVEEDVNTAADDSLHTDKAESVSINYSLKFDESMTEDELEKSFRSVLPSESHWRGTVDRKRQSDEEPHPEKLFTKKDGSVPVFSADQYSFCEFTMAMVKQCMQEEEVRSQHQSSLLRLRHRALKEKTRAELDWLELQKRRLRDKGEDDKMPPIRKKQRGLLLKLQQEQAEIRRLQEVNRAARRERKLLLKQQEEIARIQHTTLKLRKKLRNAEDTNQKSPVSGVSEDMGPPTELGVEFRSPSPLSVSGSETSSIMKKLKKMSYHTDERFLTQRELRLVHWRQQVEAELRRTDRAEGQALEERHTQQKHDQQRNRQEERKTGQEVRSENDSSPALSVSSIHTVQECENTHSREFPLVHASSSSKVASHSSSRKRELPSSAPTSEAASDQSDIEGRVLALRAELRRRKAEVQRLKKEQRLRHKERLKAQEASLLKQLESYNDFIQKTKAELSKADSVTSTIPQIKTPTSGSHKSTTSTPERSETEKSFTGTESEKSDRIHTRSPALSDEDPPTVTPTPVLGSPDHLSPTEPQHDEHTPRESPHKLETDTSTNKSVASSPRSEVIEELVSPRSNLSHSEHSYPVLKVQDLNEDLSKNGPDAVLIVNVSNEEKRFANNSEDIKSSCSLVTKPEHEELKPLEIPSPVEISYTPDFSTRKKDTEDKPTASPSVHSYQDDFESVAQEENREHSPPSEDTEEESYRFSFSSGEEEIEEDISVKSGNISGIYEQEKPLDLDLLAKQTKESANDDVPPTSLKDEMPDYIIGDRVLVSNIQPGTLRFKGRTSFADGFWAGVELDVAKGSNDGTYNGVVYFQCKENHGIFAPPDKISCLLETFEGHIRTSEEEDSSFDDCLNEMEKTNNSESTFQDKKTDPDPPSAVREPSEKHFDLDSNPCVTKELKIDPASDAEIFENVNGGNRPVSPERFGDVVLEFKDVSKVEEDQTPNILDLLKHGETSTLTEDLQKHLEVSPEKTSQDRVDGSDSKSLTSLADSLMERFMSDALKQFQQIKKAKEEKISTANQLVFLEEDEELCVNSVSQIRPSSSNKGYKESFHSFFDKDQEEVSSPELCNRSESPVLGQEELVQRLAELELNREFLHVLGEEQDWFDEDFGLSSRKRVQHKNKPRQEELTSTSAAKLPHVKQQEEAAVAMLVPHKAREVEELVSAALLEIWRSCGIERGDQSLTAMPKPQASETLLGGESGEQCVRSYKQAVFDLVWELMQEIYAEDPNANRPLWIKPRRVNSPYIHRIDDPSDLAKVQAFISSEVLKLFGLNKEQNHRTDWQKMLKFGRKKRDRVDHILVQELHEEEALWVNYDEDELLVKMQLADGILDTLLKDTLDVLTNIHERRCTQTPS, encoded by the exons ATGGAACCACATCAAGCAGAGTACG AGCTGTCTTCTGCATGGAGGAATCTGAACCAGAGCAAAGCAGCT CTGCGTCACATTGAGAATCATTTGGAGGCGGCGGTCGGTTCAGGAGTTGTCATCACCTCGCTGAACATGGagaagacacacagacacaaacgcAGAG GTAGGCGGAGCTCAGAGGGGGATGATGTGGAggttaagccccgcccacagaGTCGGCGCAGCCCAGAGAAGAGCTCTCGGAGCCCGCTCAGGGCTAGCACGCAGGACAACACAGACACATCACACAG ACCTCCCTCCTTGCCCCCCGATGCATCCTTGAGTCGCCTGGTGTACGAGCGAGACTGTCGTCCCCTCCATTCAGCTGATGCAGACAGCACTCGTTCCTCTGCACTGGACGCCACCACCATACGTGTCCTCAATGACCCTCCGGCACgccagaggtcagaggttaCACCCGGGGGTTCAGAGCTCAGTCCTGGGTCAGCACGGCTGGAAAAGCTACGTCAGCGTCAGACGGATGAGAAGCTGGAGAAGTTAAAGGAGAGGATCAGGAGGCAGAGGGAGCAGCTGGAGGAGGCAGCAGGCCATCAGGGTGAAAGAGCATTGGGGGCGGGGCAGGGGAACTCCACCCACCAGCATGTTGCTAAAGTGCGCAAAGTGGCAGCCGCCCCGCCTGCACCGAATTATAAAG ggtTTAACAACGGCGAGGTGAAGAGCCGCTCTACAGATCCCAGAGCGTGGGGAAATCTTCACTTTAACCTTGAGATTTCTAAAGATCATACAGACAAACTCACAG AGCGAGCAAAATACAAAACCGCGGCGAAAGAGAAGCAGCAGCAGGAAAGGAAACCGGTCAAACCTGTGAGGAAGATTCACCGCTCTGCGTCTGTTCCTGAATCTAAACCAG CTATCAGCGCGTCGTCATGGCGAGATGGCCAGAAACTGGTGAAGATGATGCTGGGGCCTTTGCCACGGGGACCTCGTGCACAgtcagaagagagagagagacgggcaG GTCCCACATCTCGCTCTGCTTCTGTTCCTCGGCCAGAGTCGAGCCGCCAAAAGAGACCAAACAGCACAGAAAGACCTACTCTCACTCAGCCCTCCAGAGCGGCAGGAGGTGCCAGGGGCAAAGAACAACTCCCAAATCAATCCTCCAGGTCACCAGGGGGCAACAGAGAGCGAGGAACAACAGTAACTCAGATGTCCAGGCCACTAGGGGGTGCCATCACTGTTTCCTCCAGCCTCGACCTGCTCCCTGCAGACATTCGTGGTATCTTGGACGATCTGCATCTGGAAGACGGCGCAGGGTTGCACGACTTGGGACGAGCCGGAAGAAAGAGGGCTGGACAAAGCCCCTCAAAGCCACCCCCAGAGAGCGAGGACAGGGCGCTGCCACGGAAACGGCATTATGACGCAGAAGCAGTGCGGTGCTACATCGCAAAACAgcaggaggagagaaagaggaagcaGGCGGAAGAGAGGCGAAGTCAGAGGGAGGAGCAAGAGAGGCGGAGTCAGAGACTGCAGGAGCTGTACAAGAAACAGCGAGAGGGTTCGAAGCCACAAGCCCCACCCCctaatctcataaacccatgtTTGCAAGAGACCTACACTAAGATGCTCATGGAACACACACTCCAGAGG ACACGGCCTGCGTATCAGCCGTCTGGAGAATCAGACAAGGAGAACAAGAGACTGGAACCGCTCAGTCCTTCCACCAGTGAGCTCTCAGAACACACACCGTCCCCATTatgcag gtctgaTTTGGCTGTGCCCCCTCCTGGTCAATTCTTTTCCCATCTGCTTAGTATGGAGCCAGTGTGTGTTAACCCTACTACACACCTGCGAGATACACAAACTGTAGACACACACCAGGTGAGGACAGTCCCTGCGGATACACACACCGCAAGCAGGATGAACCGCGTGGAAGCCCTGAAGGCATGCGCCGCTTCTCTGTCCAACCGAATCGAAACGGAAGCACGGAAGCTCGTCACCTACAGTGACAACGACGATCTGATCGGCTGCGCTTTTCAGGCCAAACCGCCGAGCccaccagagagagagagacccgaTTCATGCTCGAGGAGCCACCACGACATGAGCGATCTTCCCGGCATTGGAAACCTCTATAGCTTCATCGGCCATGAGGGCTGGGCTGAGAAAGTTCAGCCACGCTCGCTCCCTGCCGATCGCAGGCTTTCACTCACCGTGCAGGAAGAGAAGCATGACTTAAGCGGAGGCTCCATCAGTGAGGGCATGCTGAGTGACGCTAGTTTTTCCGATCCCGCCGATTACCATGACGAACTCCATGCCCATGACCGCATCACGTCGTTCCGCAAAGAGGCGGAGCTTCACACCCCATATAGACCTGTGGTGACTTCACATCCGCCATGGGAGGAGCTAAATAAGGGCAGCCCTCACAGCGTCATCAACATATTTGCtaaaaacatcaacaaataCAGCAGCG tgacGGAGACAGACGTAGAGagatctcctcctcctcttcattccTCTCCATCCGCTCACAGTGTGGGGAACAGCGTAGTCTATGAAGACGACTTTGTTTCCTCCCGCAGCAGCAGCCATTCAGCATCAAAGAGAACACCTAATGGCATGAG TAACGGCCAGAGCTCTGCAGCGGTGGacgagaagaaagagagagagagatttcctcaCTCTTCCACTTCCACCCCTTTGTCTTCACCTTCTTCCACGCATAGCAAGAGAG GTTCAGAGAAGAGTTTGGAGCGCACCCTAGTGGACGGACAGAGAAGTGCGGCGTTCACCTCAGAGCATCAGAGTAGCAATGGCAGAAAGAGCAACTCACCTCAAAGCTCTCACAAGTGTGCAGACGAAAACGGCACACCAGGGGGCACCTCGGTACACTCCACCCACAG CATGGTGTCAGAGATCCAACTGTTTCCTAGAAGCCCTTCTGACTCTCCCAGAATCTCCTGCTCTACCTTATCCAGTCCTTTGTCTGCCAGAGACTCCACCCCAAGAACTGGAATGGCCCCTGGGCCAACCTCAAACACAGGACCTGCCCCTGGGCCCACCCACAGCACCACAG atctACTTTTTGCCCCTGCGGTACTGCAGCAGCGTCTAAACGCAGAGCTGAACTTCCTGGATGCGGTCGAGGAGTCCGTAAGACAGCTGAGCGACGTAGAGCGAGTCAGAGCCGTCTCGCTTGCTCAGCAGGAGAGCGTCTCACTCGCTCAGATCATCAAG GCTCAGCAGCAGAGGCAGGAACGAGAGCTGCAGCTTCTGAAGCTGAAAGCAGAACAGGAAGCACTGGAGACTCAGAGACATGTCcaggagagcagagagagagcagcacag ACCCATGCGGAGCTGTGTGTAAATCTGGTTCAGTCCCATCAGAAGGCTCTCATGGAGCTACAAGAGAGCAGCAACAAGATGATCCACCAACACACAGAGACGGCACAACACCTCAGAGAG ATGACCGAATTGACTCGTTCTCAGATTGCCAGTGTTCCCTCGGTCACACCTGTAAGGCAGACACACCCACAAATGGACAG TGTCAGTAGCAGGAGTGAAGTCTCAGCAGCAAAAACACCATCAGCAGACACTCCACAGAGCAGCCTGACTGAGGCTGAGCCCTTTAGGATACACACTGCCGG CATGAGACAGGACAACATAGGCAGTGTGGACAGGAGCAGCTCAGTGGAAGAGGACGTAAACACCGCTGCTGACGACTCCCTCCATACCGACAAAG CAGAGAGTGTATCAATCAATTACTCTCTGAAGTTTGACGAGTCTATGACAGAAGACGAGTTGGAGAAGTCGTTCCGCTCCGTGCTTCCATCCGAGTCTCACTGGAGGGGAACCGTGGACAGGAAACGGCAGTCGGACGAAGAACCACACCCTGAAAAATTGTTTACCAAG AAGGACGGCAGTGTCCCGGTGTTCTCAGCAGATCAGTACAGCTTCTGCGAGTTCACCATGGCGATGGTGAAACAGTGCATGCAGGAAGAAGAAGTCCGCTCTCAGCACCAGAGCTCCCTGTTGCGTCTCCGTCACCGAGCACTGAAGGAAAAAACCCGTGCTGAGCTTGACTGGCTCGAGCTCCAAAAAAG GCGCCTTCGTGACAAAGGAGAGGACGATAAAATGCCTCCGATTCGCAAGAAACAGAGAGGCCTGCTGCTCAAACTACAGCAGGAGCAG GCAGAGATCAGAAGGCTGCAGGAGGTAAACCGTGCAGCCCGGAGGGAGAGGAAACTTTTACTGAAACAGCAAGAGGAGATCGCGAGGATCCAGCACACAACACTGAAACTGAGGAAGAAACTCAGGAACGCTGAAGATACAAACCAG AAGTCACCCGTGTCAGGTGTGAGTGAGGATATGGGCCCTCCCACCGAGTTAGGCGTGGAGTTTCGTAGCCCCTCCCCTTTATCTGTGTCCGGAAGTGAGACCAGCAGCATAATGAAGAAACTGAAGAAGATGAGCTATCACACTGATGAGAg aTTTTTAACGCAACGTGAACTGCGATTGGTCCACTGGCGTCAGCAGGTGGAGGCGGAGCTGAGGCGTACAGACAGGGCGGAGGGTCAAGCACTCGAAGAGCGGCACACACAGCAGAAACACGATCagcagagaaacagacaggaggagagaaagacaggacAAG AAGTGCGCAGTGAAAACGACTCGTCTCCGGCACTGTCCGTCTCCagcatacacacagtacaggagtgtgagaacacacacagccGTGAG tttCCTCTGGTTCATGCGAGTTCCAGCAGTAAAGTGGCCTCACACAGCAGCTCCAGAAAGCGAGAACTACCTTCATCAGCTCCTACATCTG AGGCGGCGTCGGATCAGAGTGACATTGAGGGGCGTGTCCTGGCCCTTAGAGCAGAGCTTCGTCGACGTAAAGCCGAAGTGCAGCGTCTGAAGAAGGAGCAGAGACTGAGGCACAAAGAGCGACTGAAAGCTCAGGAGGCCAGCCTGCTTAAACAGCTAGAG TCTTACAATGACTTCATTCAGAAGACCAAAGCCGAGCTGAGTAAAGCAGACAGCGTCACTTCAACTATACCTCAGATCAAAACTCCAACATCAGGCTCACACAAGTCCACAACCTCTACTCCAGAGAG ATCTGAAACTGAGAAGAGTTTTACTGGAACCGAATCAGAAAAATCAGACAGGATACACACCAGATCTCCAGCACTAAGTG ATGAAGATCCTCCAACTGTGACTCCAACCCCAGTTTTGGGAAGCCCAGATCATCTGAGTCCAACTGAACCCCAACATGATGAGCACACCCCCCGCGAAAGCCCTCATAAGCTAGAAACTGACACCTCCACCAACAAGAGCGTAGCCTCCAGCCCAAGGTCAGAGGTTATCGAGGAGCTGGTATCTCCAAGGTCAAATTTGTCTCATTCGGAACACTCGTATCCAGTGCTTAAAGTCCAGGACTTGAATGAGGATTTATCCAAGAACGGACCAGACGCTGTTCTCATTGTGAATGTCAGTAATGAAGAGAAAAGGTTTGCAAACAATTCAGAAGATATCAAATCCAGCTGCTCGCTGGTAACGAAGCCAGAACATGAAGAACTGAAACCTCTAGAGATTCCTTCACCCGTAGAAATCTCTTATACTCCAGATTTTTCCACGAGAAAGAAAGACACGGAAGACAAACCCACTGCGTCCCCATCGGTCCACAGTTACCAAGATGATTTTGAGTCGGTGGCTCAAGAGGAAAATAGAGAACACTCGCCACCTTCCGAAGATACAGAAGAGGAATCTTACAGATTCTCCTTCAGCAGCGGTGAGGAGGAGATAGAGGAGGATATAAGCGTTAAATCTGGGAATATCAGTGGTATCTATGAGCAGGAAAAGCCGTTGGATCTGGACTTGCTAGCAAAGCAGACAAAAGAAAGCGCCAATGACGATGTTCCTCCGACTTCTCTGAAGGATGAGATGCCTGATTACATCATCGGGGACCGGGTTCTGGTGAGCAACATTCAGCCAGGCACTCTGAGATTCAAGGGAAGAACAAGCTTTGCTGACGGATTCTGGGCTGGAGTGGAGCTGGACGTGGCTAAAGGAAGCAACGACGGAACTTACAATGGCGTCGTTTACTTCCAGTGCAAAGAGAACCATGGGATATTTGCTCCTCCTGATAAGATCTCTTGTCTTCTTGAAACGTTTGAAGGCCACATCAGAACCTCGGAAGAGGAAGATTCTTCATTTGATGATTGCTTGAACGAAATGGAGAAGACAAACAATTCTGAAAGCACGTTTCAGGATAAAAAAACTGATCCAGATCCACCTTCTGCAGTGAGAGAACCATCCGAGAAACATTTTGATCTTGATTCAAACCCTTGTGTTACAAAGGAATTGAAGATCGACCCTGCTTCTGATGCTGAGATCTTCGAGAACGTTAATGGAGGAAATCGTCCTGTCTCGCCAGAGAGATTCGGAGACGTCGTCCTGGAATTTAAAGACGTCTCAAAAGTCGAGGAAGATCAAACGCCAAACATTCTGGACCTGCTGAAACATGGTGAGACTTCCACACTGACAGAGGACCTTCAGAAACATTTAGAGGTCTCTCCGGAGAAGACAAGCCAGGACCGTGTGGATGGATCAGATAGCAAATCCCTCACGAGTTTGGCTGATTCACTGATGGAACGCTTCATGAGCGATGCCCTGAAACAGTTTCAGCAGATCAAGAAAGCGAAGGAGGAGAAAATCTCGACTGCTAATCAGCTTGTCTTCCTCGAAGAGGATGAAGAACTCTGTGTTAACAGTGTGTCCCAGATCAGACCATCATCCAGCAACAAGGGCTATAAAGAAAGCTTTCACAGCTTCTTTGACAAGGACCAAGAAGAAGTGTCTTCTCCTGAGCTTTGCAACCGATCG GAGAGCCCGGTTTTGGGTCAGGAGGAGCTGGTGCAGCGTTTGGCCGAGCTGGAGCTGAACCGCGAGTTCCTGCATGTGCTCGGCGAGGAACAGGACTGGTTCGACGAGGACTTCGGCCTCAGCTCACGCAAACGCGTTCAGCACAAGAACAAACCAAGGCAGGAAGAGCTCACGTCCACGTCTGCAGCTAAACTCCCACATGTCAAACAGCAGGAGGAGGCTGCAGTGGCAATGTTGGTCCCTCACAAAGctagagaggtggaggagttgGTGAGCGCCGCCCTGCTGGAGATCTGGAGGAGCTGCGGGATCGAGCGTGGTGATCAGAGTCTGACGGCCATGCCCAAACCTCAGGCTTCAGAAACACTGCTGGGGGGTGAAAGTGGCGAGCAGTGCGTACGCAGCTACAAGCAG gcgGTGTTCGACCTGGTGTGGGAGTTAATGCAGGAAATCTACGCCGAAGATCCCAACGCTAATCGTCCCCTGTGGATCAAACCACGGCGTGTTAATTCACCCTACATCCATAGAATCGATGACCCCAGTGACCTCGCTAAAGTCCAG gcTTTCATCAGCAGTGAGGTTCTGAAGCTGTTCGGTCTGAATAAAGAGCAGAACCACAGAACCGACTGGCAGAAGATGCTTAAATTTGGCCgaaagaagagagacagagtcGACCACATCCTG gTACAGGAACTCCATGAGGAAGAGGCTCTGTGGGTAAACTACGACGAAGACGAGCTGCTGGTGAAGATGCAGCTGGCCGACGGAATCCTCGACACGCTGCTGAAGGACACCTTGGACGTTCTTACTAACATCCACGAGAGGAGATGCACACAAACCCCATCCTGA